In Actinobacillus indolicus, a single genomic region encodes these proteins:
- the era gene encoding GTPase Era: protein MTDQKTYCGFIAIVGRPNVGKSTLLNKILGQKISITSRKAQTTRHRILGIKTEGAYQEIYVDTPGLHIEEKRAINRLMNRAAASAIGDVDMVIFVVEGTKWTDDDEMVLNKLRSTKAPVILAINKVDNIKEKEELLPHLTALSQKFPFKEIIPISAQRGKNVHILEKFVRGSLKEGIHHYPEDYVTDRSQRFMASEIIREKLMRFMGEELPYSVTVEIEQFKTNERGTYEINGLILVEREGQKKMVIGNKGQKIKVIGTEARADMERLFDNKVHLELWVKVKAGWADDERALRSLGYIDE, encoded by the coding sequence ATGACAGATCAAAAAACATATTGTGGCTTTATTGCCATTGTTGGTCGCCCAAACGTAGGGAAATCAACGCTATTAAACAAAATTTTAGGGCAGAAAATTTCGATTACTTCTCGTAAAGCTCAGACAACACGCCACCGTATTTTAGGGATTAAAACCGAAGGGGCGTATCAAGAGATTTATGTCGATACTCCAGGGCTTCACATTGAAGAAAAAAGAGCGATTAACCGCTTGATGAACCGTGCGGCAGCCAGTGCGATTGGTGATGTCGATATGGTGATTTTTGTGGTAGAAGGTACGAAATGGACGGACGATGATGAAATGGTACTCAATAAATTGCGTTCGACCAAAGCTCCAGTGATTTTAGCGATTAACAAAGTGGATAATATCAAGGAAAAAGAAGAATTATTGCCACATCTTACCGCTTTATCGCAGAAATTCCCGTTTAAAGAGATTATTCCGATTTCAGCTCAACGGGGCAAAAACGTACATATTTTAGAGAAATTTGTGCGTGGGTCGCTAAAAGAGGGCATTCATCACTATCCTGAAGATTATGTTACCGATCGTTCGCAACGTTTTATGGCGTCAGAAATTATCCGTGAAAAATTAATGCGTTTTATGGGTGAAGAGCTGCCTTATTCGGTGACGGTTGAAATTGAGCAGTTTAAAACCAACGAACGTGGCACTTATGAAATCAATGGTTTGATTTTAGTGGAACGTGAAGGGCAGAAAAAAATGGTGATCGGCAACAAAGGTCAGAAGATCAAAGTGATCGGCACCGAAGCCCGTGCGGATATGGAACGTCTGTTTGATAATAAAGTCCACCTTGAGCTATGGGTGAAAGTTAAAGCCGGCTGGGCGGATGATGAACGTGCGTTAAGAAGTTTGGGTTATATTGACGAATAA
- the recO gene encoding DNA repair protein RecO, protein MIEQWQRGFVLHRREYSESSLLVDFFTENHGRITLLAKGARRPRSPLKSVLQPFTPLLLKWTGKGDLKTLTKAEPASLTLPMQTLALYSGFYVNEVLARVLENHTAYPELFQHYLHCMTKLASQPNEIEPILRAFEFQTLKALGYGVDFCHCAATGKPVDPKMTYQFREGEGFIASLLQNNHTFIGKDLLAFSEMDFSEKDTLQSAKRFTRIALKPYLGSAPLKSRELFQSVLPNRLKSV, encoded by the coding sequence ATGATCGAACAGTGGCAACGTGGCTTTGTGCTACATCGTAGAGAGTACAGCGAAAGCAGTCTGCTTGTTGATTTTTTCACTGAAAATCACGGGCGGATTACCTTACTTGCTAAAGGGGCAAGACGACCACGTTCGCCATTGAAGTCTGTTCTCCAACCCTTTACCCCGTTATTACTGAAATGGACGGGCAAAGGGGACTTAAAAACACTCACCAAAGCCGAACCGGCTTCCTTGACCTTACCTATGCAAACCCTGGCACTGTATAGCGGTTTTTATGTCAATGAAGTGCTTGCAAGAGTATTGGAAAATCACACCGCTTACCCTGAGTTATTTCAGCATTATCTACACTGTATGACAAAGTTGGCAAGCCAGCCAAATGAGATTGAACCGATCTTACGCGCTTTTGAATTTCAAACACTTAAAGCATTAGGTTATGGGGTAGATTTTTGTCATTGTGCCGCAACAGGTAAGCCTGTCGATCCCAAAATGACCTATCAATTTAGAGAAGGTGAAGGCTTTATCGCTTCGCTACTGCAAAATAATCACACCTTTATCGGCAAAGATTTATTAGCTTTTTCGGAAATGGATTTTTCAGAGAAAGACACCTTACAGTCAGCAAAACGCTTCACCCGCATTGCCTTGAAGCCTTATCTAGGATCAGCACCGCTGAAAAGCCGAGAGCTGTTTCAGTCAGTGTTGCCGAATAGGTTGAAAAGCGTTTAA
- the metX gene encoding homoserine O-acetyltransferase MetX: protein MAQQITLFDDIPLELALGGTLSPINVAYQTYGTLNAEKSNAVLLCHALTGDAEPYYAPPADKGWWQDFIGAGLAFDTDKYFFICSNVLGGCKGTTGPSSINPQTNKPYGSQFPVITVQDIVKVQKALIDKLGITQLQAVVGGSFGGMQATQWAIDYPEQVRNVVNLCSSLTLSAEAIGFNHVMRQAVINDPHFNNGDYYGSTPPDNGLKIARMLGMLTYRTDVQLAKAFGREVKQTGTIWGDHFQVESYLSYQGVKFLDRFDANSYLRLLRALDLYDPALTYANEQEALSRIKANYTLVGVTSDQLFKQIDLHKSKQRLENAGIAVDFYEFHSDFGHDAFLVDYPFFEEMIKKGIAK from the coding sequence ATGGCACAGCAGATTACTCTTTTTGATGATATTCCCCTTGAGCTTGCTTTAGGCGGAACACTTTCGCCTATCAATGTCGCTTACCAAACTTATGGCACATTGAACGCTGAAAAAAGCAATGCTGTGCTGTTGTGCCACGCCTTAACGGGTGACGCTGAACCCTATTATGCACCGCCTGCGGATAAAGGCTGGTGGCAAGATTTCATCGGTGCAGGATTAGCTTTTGATACTGATAAATACTTTTTTATCTGCTCGAATGTGCTTGGCGGTTGCAAAGGTACGACTGGTCCTTCGTCTATTAATCCACAAACAAACAAACCTTACGGCAGTCAATTTCCTGTTATCACAGTACAAGATATTGTGAAAGTGCAAAAAGCCCTGATCGATAAGTTGGGCATTACCCAGTTACAAGCGGTTGTAGGCGGTTCTTTTGGTGGAATGCAAGCGACACAGTGGGCGATTGATTATCCGGAACAAGTGAGAAATGTGGTTAATCTCTGTTCTTCGCTTACTTTGAGTGCAGAAGCAATCGGCTTCAATCACGTTATGCGACAAGCGGTAATAAACGATCCCCATTTTAACAACGGCGATTATTATGGCAGTACTCCCCCAGATAACGGCTTAAAAATTGCCCGAATGCTTGGTATGCTCACCTACCGCACCGATGTACAACTTGCCAAAGCCTTTGGGCGAGAAGTGAAACAGACGGGAACGATTTGGGGTGATCATTTCCAAGTAGAATCATATCTCAGCTATCAAGGGGTCAAATTTCTAGATCGCTTTGACGCCAACAGTTACTTACGCCTGTTAAGAGCTTTAGATCTCTATGATCCTGCTTTAACCTATGCAAACGAGCAAGAAGCACTCAGTCGCATTAAAGCGAATTACACCCTTGTTGGTGTAACGAGCGATCAACTCTTTAAACAGATTGACCTACATAAAAGCAAACAGCGTTTAGAAAATGCAGGCATTGCCGTCGATTTTTACGAATTTCATTCCGACTTTGGACACGACGCGTTTTTAGTGGATTATCCGTTTTTTGAAGAGATGATTAAGAAAGGGATTGCGAAGTAA
- a CDS encoding helix-turn-helix domain-containing protein, protein MDYLDRLIEFANIKGEINVLCRFNGSWQLNHPQNRDLLGVFHIISKGQCCLRLEEQCYHLKEGDVFFLPYGSAHIIEKQVEAAPDPLRIDIQQEYGAFTLCANNHLLHDFEMFCGYFHYSSSLSRSFISLPQWYLSTENHSILSLLAILRQEATPALGGKAVVNALSNVLFTYLIRDYLAHHQVKEGILAALQDNRLSYAVNAMLEDPAQEWTMESLAERCAMSRATFIKQFKEKTGMLAGQFLTELRMQKAESLLKYSQKSIQQIAAEVGYSSEAHFSKTFKRYYHCSPSQFRS, encoded by the coding sequence ATGGACTATTTAGATAGGTTAATTGAATTTGCCAATATTAAAGGAGAAATCAATGTATTATGCCGTTTTAATGGCAGTTGGCAATTAAACCACCCACAAAATAGAGATCTGTTAGGCGTGTTCCACATTATTTCAAAAGGACAGTGCTGTTTACGTTTGGAAGAACAATGCTATCACCTTAAGGAAGGGGATGTGTTCTTCTTACCTTATGGTTCAGCACACATTATAGAGAAACAGGTTGAAGCTGCTCCAGATCCGTTGAGAATTGATATACAACAGGAGTATGGTGCATTTACACTGTGTGCAAACAACCACTTATTACATGATTTTGAAATGTTTTGTGGTTATTTTCATTATTCCAGCTCATTGTCTCGTTCTTTCATTTCTTTACCACAATGGTATCTCTCTACGGAAAATCATTCTATTCTGTCGCTATTAGCCATATTGCGCCAAGAGGCAACGCCAGCATTAGGCGGTAAAGCAGTTGTAAATGCTTTATCTAATGTATTATTTACCTATTTAATTCGTGATTATTTAGCGCATCATCAGGTAAAAGAAGGCATTTTAGCGGCATTGCAAGATAACCGTTTAAGTTATGCGGTCAATGCGATGTTAGAAGATCCAGCTCAAGAGTGGACAATGGAAAGTCTTGCTGAGCGTTGTGCAATGTCAAGGGCGACCTTCATTAAACAGTTTAAAGAGAAAACGGGAATGTTGGCAGGGCAATTTTTAACGGAACTACGAATGCAGAAAGCGGAGAGTTTGTTGAAATACAGCCAAAAAAGTATCCAACAAATCGCAGCAGAGGTGGGATATAGCTCAGAAGCGCATTTTAGCAAGACATTCAAGCGGTATTATCACTGTTCGCCAAGTCAGTTTAGATCTTAG
- a CDS encoding DmsC/YnfH family molybdoenzyme membrane anchor subunit has product MGAGLHELPLVFFTVLAQTVVGAFIALSLLLATAQGKTAANKIHYIMTALWVLMAIGFIASTTHLGSPERAFNALNRVGASDLSNEIATGSLFFALGGAYWVLAVSRYLQKDRPNLPLVSFVSSIEHKLPTAWQPLGRVVVAISGLIFIGAMAKLYLIPTVPTWNSVYTPVSFFLTAVLAGSALAVGLLQAVRCGEYLQKSLVGIAIVGAIATAISTYLNYQYLLGVKTAIFTALDLVPDYLTITFIRFGLIIVGIVLLLVALKKRTALISFSGFALILIGELLGRTLFYGLHMTVGLKALGG; this is encoded by the coding sequence ATGGGTGCTGGATTACACGAATTACCCTTAGTCTTTTTTACCGTACTGGCTCAAACAGTTGTTGGGGCATTTATTGCACTTAGCTTACTGCTTGCGACAGCACAAGGTAAAACAGCAGCAAACAAAATCCATTACATTATGACAGCCCTTTGGGTATTAATGGCAATCGGCTTTATTGCGTCTACCACCCATTTAGGTTCACCTGAACGAGCATTTAATGCATTAAACCGTGTTGGTGCATCGGATTTAAGTAATGAAATCGCCACTGGCTCACTATTCTTTGCCCTTGGTGGTGCTTACTGGGTATTAGCGGTTAGCCGTTATTTGCAAAAAGATCGCCCAAACTTACCGCTTGTTAGCTTTGTTTCATCTATTGAACACAAACTACCAACAGCGTGGCAACCGTTGGGGCGTGTAGTTGTTGCTATTTCAGGTTTAATTTTTATCGGGGCAATGGCAAAACTCTACCTAATCCCAACTGTGCCAACGTGGAATAGCGTCTATACGCCAGTATCGTTTTTCTTAACGGCTGTATTAGCTGGTTCTGCTTTGGCAGTCGGCTTATTACAAGCGGTACGTTGCGGTGAGTATTTACAAAAAAGCTTGGTTGGTATTGCAATCGTTGGGGCGATTGCCACTGCAATTAGCACCTACTTGAACTATCAATATCTCTTAGGGGTAAAAACGGCGATCTTCACTGCATTAGATCTCGTACCTGATTATCTCACTATCACCTTTATCCGCTTTGGATTGATTATTGTCGGTATTGTCTTATTGCTAGTAGCACTGAAAAAACGCACTGCACTCATCAGCTTCAGCGGATTTGCGTTAATCCTGATCGGTGAATTACTCGGTAGAACCTTGTTTTACGGATTACATATGACGGTGGGATTGAAAGCGTTAGGGGGTTAA
- a CDS encoding DMSO/selenate family reductase complex B subunit, with translation MSKKQYGFYIDSQRCTGCKTCELACKDYKDLTPDVSFRRIYEYCGGGWKQQGDAWTQDVFSYYLSISCNHCDNPACASVCPSGAMHKREDGFVVVNQEVCIGCQYCSMACPYGAPQFNQQLGRMTKCDGCFERVEQGLKPMCVESCPLRALDLLPIDELKAKYGEIRDVAPLPDSSYTQPNIALRLNNNAKPTNYQGGFLANPKEV, from the coding sequence ATGAGTAAAAAACAATACGGATTTTACATTGATTCGCAACGTTGCACAGGCTGTAAAACCTGCGAACTGGCGTGTAAAGACTATAAAGATTTAACCCCTGATGTGAGCTTCCGCCGTATTTACGAATACTGCGGTGGCGGTTGGAAACAACAGGGCGATGCGTGGACGCAAGATGTATTCTCTTATTATCTGTCGATTTCCTGTAACCACTGCGACAATCCCGCTTGTGCGAGCGTTTGCCCAAGCGGTGCAATGCATAAACGTGAAGACGGCTTTGTGGTAGTTAATCAAGAAGTTTGTATCGGTTGTCAATATTGCTCAATGGCTTGCCCTTATGGTGCGCCACAATTTAACCAACAACTCGGCAGAATGACCAAATGCGACGGCTGTTTTGAACGAGTTGAACAAGGTTTAAAACCAATGTGCGTCGAATCTTGCCCATTGCGTGCGTTAGATCTATTACCGATCGATGAACTTAAAGCAAAATATGGTGAAATTCGTGATGTCGCCCCGTTACCAGATTCGAGCTACACCCAGCCGAACATTGCATTGCGTTTAAATAACAACGCCAAACCGACCAACTATCAAGGCGGTTTCTTAGCCAATCCGAAGGAGGTATAA
- a CDS encoding DMSO/selenate family reductase complex A subunit has protein sequence MKHQSDSSHFSAERRSFLKGGAALSGAALAASAVQIPIAKANPKTTASTANEKLVWSACTVNCHSRCPLRMHVQDGVIKYVETDNLGLDNYGDFHQVRACARGRSMRRRVYNPDRLKYPMKRVGKRGEGKFKRITWDEAFEEIASNLKRIIAQYGNESLYLPFATGTLGATVAASYPPPRSISSRFMNSIGGCLGHHGTYSYAQIFEAIPYMYGSNAGNSPTDIENSKLVVYFGNNPAETRMSGGGVTYLYQQAAERSQAKTIMIDPRYNDTIAGRGEWIPIRPGTDAALVEGMAYVMITENLVDQAFLDTYCIGYDEKTLPASAKPNAHYKAYILGQGDDQTTKTPEWAEKITAIPKERIISLAREIATTKPAYICQGWGPQRHANGEQAARAIAMLACLTGNVGISGGNSGSREGFYTMPFVRLPVGENPIKAKIPIFMWTDAVTRGKEMTALTDGLKGAEKLNQPIKFILNYAGNCIINQHSDINRTLDILQDESMLEMLVVIDNHMTSTAKCADILLPDCTTSEQMDFCMDGSAGNMGYVIFADKAIEPQFECKPVYEILAGIAEKMGVKEKFTEGRTQEEWLRHLYKLTQEKNPFFQQFSFEEFREKGIIKQKDPAGHMVAFKKFREDPVANPLTTPSGKIEIYSERLAKIAETWKLPEGDVISPLPIYARQFEGWDDPKREQYPLQLVGFHYKSRVHSTYGNVDVLQQASQQSVWINPLDAEKRGIKHGEMVRIFNDRGETRVMANVTPRIMPGVTAMGEGAWYMPDGKRVDHNGSFNVLTTQRPSPLSKGNPQHTNLVEIEPVVKG, from the coding sequence ATGAAACATCAATCAGACAGCAGCCATTTTTCGGCGGAACGACGTTCGTTTCTCAAAGGTGGTGCTGCGTTAAGTGGGGCGGCACTTGCAGCAAGTGCTGTTCAAATTCCAATTGCAAAAGCGAACCCAAAAACAACCGCTTCTACGGCGAATGAAAAACTTGTTTGGAGTGCTTGTACCGTAAACTGCCACAGCCGTTGCCCGTTGCGTATGCACGTTCAAGATGGCGTGATTAAATATGTAGAAACCGATAATCTTGGTTTAGACAATTACGGCGATTTCCACCAAGTGCGTGCTTGCGCAAGGGGACGTTCAATGCGTCGTCGTGTTTATAACCCCGACCGTTTGAAATACCCGATGAAACGGGTTGGAAAGCGTGGCGAAGGTAAGTTTAAACGTATCACTTGGGACGAAGCCTTTGAAGAAATTGCGTCTAATTTAAAACGCATTATTGCTCAATACGGCAACGAAAGCCTTTATTTGCCGTTTGCCACAGGCACATTAGGAGCAACAGTTGCAGCATCTTATCCGCCACCACGCAGTATTTCCAGCCGTTTTATGAACAGTATCGGCGGTTGTCTAGGGCATCACGGCACTTACAGCTACGCTCAAATTTTTGAAGCTATTCCTTATATGTACGGCAGTAACGCAGGCAATAGCCCAACGGATATTGAAAATTCCAAGCTCGTGGTCTATTTCGGCAATAACCCTGCGGAAACCCGTATGAGTGGCGGTGGTGTGACTTACCTTTATCAACAAGCGGCGGAACGTTCGCAAGCTAAAACCATTATGATTGATCCACGTTATAACGACACTATTGCAGGTCGTGGCGAGTGGATCCCGATCCGCCCAGGTACAGATGCGGCATTAGTGGAAGGTATGGCGTATGTGATGATTACCGAAAACTTGGTCGATCAAGCCTTCCTTGATACTTATTGTATCGGTTATGACGAAAAAACCTTACCTGCGTCAGCAAAACCGAACGCTCACTACAAAGCCTATATTTTAGGACAAGGGGACGATCAAACGACAAAAACTCCAGAATGGGCAGAAAAAATCACCGCTATTCCAAAAGAGCGTATTATCAGCCTTGCACGAGAAATTGCGACCACAAAACCTGCTTATATCTGTCAAGGTTGGGGGCCACAACGCCACGCCAACGGTGAACAAGCCGCCCGTGCTATTGCCATGTTAGCCTGTTTAACAGGTAACGTGGGGATTAGTGGTGGCAACAGCGGATCTCGTGAAGGTTTCTATACAATGCCGTTTGTGCGTTTGCCTGTGGGCGAGAACCCGATTAAAGCAAAAATTCCTATCTTTATGTGGACAGATGCCGTAACTCGTGGCAAGGAAATGACCGCTTTAACCGATGGTTTAAAAGGTGCAGAGAAGCTCAATCAGCCGATTAAATTTATCCTGAACTACGCAGGCAACTGTATTATCAATCAACACTCAGACATCAACCGTACCCTAGATATTCTGCAAGATGAAAGTATGCTCGAAATGTTGGTGGTGATTGATAACCATATGACATCGACCGCAAAATGTGCCGATATTCTCTTACCAGACTGTACTACTTCAGAGCAGATGGACTTCTGTATGGACGGTTCGGCAGGCAATATGGGCTATGTCATTTTTGCAGATAAAGCGATTGAACCACAGTTTGAATGCAAACCCGTCTATGAAATCTTGGCAGGCATTGCGGAAAAAATGGGGGTTAAAGAGAAGTTTACCGAAGGCAGAACCCAAGAAGAGTGGTTACGCCATCTCTATAAACTTACTCAAGAGAAAAATCCGTTCTTCCAACAGTTCAGTTTTGAAGAGTTTAGAGAAAAAGGCATTATCAAACAGAAAGATCCTGCTGGACATATGGTGGCGTTTAAAAAATTCCGTGAAGATCCTGTGGCAAATCCACTCACCACCCCATCTGGCAAAATTGAGATCTACTCCGAACGTTTGGCCAAAATCGCCGAAACGTGGAAATTGCCTGAAGGTGATGTGATTAGCCCATTGCCTATTTATGCTCGTCAATTTGAAGGCTGGGATGATCCGAAGCGTGAGCAATATCCGTTACAGCTTGTCGGTTTCCACTATAAATCCCGTGTTCACTCAACCTACGGCAACGTCGATGTGTTACAACAGGCTTCGCAACAATCCGTTTGGATCAACCCGCTTGATGCCGAAAAACGTGGCATCAAACACGGTGAAATGGTGCGAATTTTCAATGATCGTGGTGAAACGCGTGTAATGGCGAATGTCACACCGCGTATTATGCCAGGCGTAACTGCAATGGGTGAAGGGGCTTGGTATATGCCTGATGGAAAACGGGTGGATCATAACGGTAGCTTTAACGTCTTAACGACGCAACGCCCGTCGCCATTATCAAAGGGCAATCCACAACATACGAACTTAGTTGAAATTGAACCAGTGGTGAAGGGGTAA
- a CDS encoding DMT family transporter: protein MSHHHPVKGTIAIITAGFLFACVNTLIPKLTSVSTIDASVIALVQYLVAFVFLMPSMANMGFFQSLRTKHFGQHCFRVFLSAIGIQCWTMALAYPIPIWQGIALLMTSPLFVTIGSGLFLKEKVDTKRWIATFLGFVGAMIILEPWSENFEWVVLLPVAAAFFWACYSLMVKKLSSEDSPTTMVAYLFILITPFNLLIALTNLSPEGFSLPSFSDFGFLILLGFLTALAQLAVAKAYNLADASYIQPFDFIKLPLNVLAGWLVFNWVPPGKLWLGAAIIIGATIYITHVEAKQVQK from the coding sequence ATGTCACACCACCACCCCGTCAAAGGCACTATTGCAATTATTACCGCAGGCTTTTTATTTGCTTGTGTCAATACGCTTATTCCTAAATTAACTTCCGTTTCAACGATTGATGCCAGTGTTATTGCTCTGGTGCAATACCTTGTTGCGTTTGTCTTTTTAATGCCAAGTATGGCAAATATGGGCTTTTTTCAGTCGTTAAGAACGAAACATTTTGGTCAGCACTGTTTTCGGGTGTTTTTATCGGCAATCGGTATTCAATGCTGGACAATGGCTTTGGCTTATCCTATTCCCATTTGGCAGGGGATTGCGTTGTTGATGACATCGCCACTGTTTGTGACTATTGGCTCTGGGCTATTTTTGAAAGAGAAAGTAGATACAAAACGCTGGATTGCGACTTTCTTGGGATTTGTGGGGGCAATGATTATTTTAGAGCCTTGGTCAGAAAATTTTGAGTGGGTAGTGTTATTGCCTGTTGCTGCCGCATTTTTCTGGGCGTGTTATTCGTTGATGGTGAAAAAACTGTCTAGTGAAGATTCGCCAACCACAATGGTCGCCTATCTATTTATTCTAATTACTCCATTTAACTTGTTGATTGCATTGACGAATTTAAGCCCTGAAGGATTTAGTTTGCCGTCATTTAGTGATTTTGGTTTCTTGATTTTATTAGGTTTTTTAACGGCATTAGCACAGCTTGCGGTGGCTAAAGCCTATAATCTTGCTGATGCCTCTTATATTCAGCCGTTTGATTTTATTAAGTTACCATTGAACGTTTTAGCAGGTTGGCTTGTCTTTAACTGGGTGCCACCGGGTAAGCTATGGTTAGGAGCGGCGATTATTATTGGGGCAACAATTTATATTACTCATGTGGAAGCAAAGCAAGTGCAAAAATAG